One genomic window of Paeniglutamicibacter sp. Y32M11 includes the following:
- a CDS encoding ABC transporter substrate-binding protein: MRFNRASKALVLSAALALTLSACGGGDETASPEGGGDASKVISANTTEPENGLLPANTNEVGGGRVMDLIFTGLVSYDVKGAAVNELAESITSSDSTTYTIKIKADQKFSNGEAITAKSFVDAWNFGAAAKNAQKNSYFFESIKGYDKVSAEGATTDTMEGLKVVDDSSFTVTLAQAESDFPLRLGYTAFYPLPEAAFKDPAAFGQNPVGNGPYKVAEGGWQHNVSIKLVPNESYDGPRKAANAGIDFKVYNTYDAAYQDLLANNLDVIDLIPPSSLANYQTDLGDRWVNQPYAGNATLTLPSYLKEYQGEAGQLRRQAISMSIDREQIIEKIFFGGKQIAKDFTSPVLDGYSDSIPGNEVLTFNPEKAKELWAQADAMDPWPAGKVFTVTSNIDGAGNKEYIEAMTNQISNTLGIKAELNAVPTFKEMRTLVSEKKLTGGSRAGWQADYPSLYNFLGPLYGTGAGSNDGDYSSAALDKKLKEGLSATSVEEGNKIFNEAQEILLKDLPVVPLWYQAVQGGWSENVANVEFGWNGVPLYYAITGK; this comes from the coding sequence ATGCGTTTTAACCGCGCTTCGAAGGCCCTTGTGCTTTCAGCAGCACTTGCCCTTACCCTTTCGGCCTGCGGCGGCGGTGACGAAACCGCGTCCCCGGAGGGCGGTGGTGACGCTTCCAAGGTTATTTCGGCGAATACCACCGAACCGGAAAACGGCTTGCTGCCCGCAAACACCAACGAAGTTGGCGGCGGTCGCGTCATGGACCTGATCTTCACCGGTCTGGTCAGCTACGACGTCAAGGGTGCAGCCGTTAACGAGCTGGCCGAGTCGATCACCAGCAGCGATTCCACCACCTACACGATCAAGATCAAGGCCGATCAGAAGTTCAGCAACGGTGAGGCTATTACCGCCAAGTCGTTTGTTGACGCATGGAACTTCGGTGCTGCGGCAAAGAACGCCCAGAAGAACTCCTACTTCTTCGAGTCCATCAAGGGCTACGACAAGGTCAGCGCCGAAGGTGCCACGACTGACACCATGGAAGGCCTGAAGGTCGTTGATGACAGCTCCTTCACCGTCACCCTGGCTCAGGCCGAATCCGACTTCCCGTTGCGCCTCGGCTACACCGCGTTCTACCCGCTGCCAGAAGCAGCGTTCAAGGATCCTGCAGCCTTCGGTCAGAACCCCGTGGGCAACGGTCCGTACAAGGTTGCCGAAGGTGGTTGGCAGCACAACGTTTCGATCAAATTGGTTCCCAACGAGAGCTATGACGGACCGCGCAAGGCAGCAAACGCCGGTATCGACTTCAAGGTCTACAACACCTATGACGCCGCCTACCAGGATCTGTTGGCCAATAACCTCGATGTCATCGACCTGATCCCGCCGAGCTCGCTGGCCAACTACCAGACCGACCTCGGTGACCGTTGGGTTAACCAGCCCTATGCAGGTAACGCCACGCTGACCCTGCCGAGCTACCTGAAGGAATACCAGGGCGAGGCCGGTCAGCTGCGCCGTCAGGCCATTTCGATGTCCATCGACCGCGAACAGATCATCGAGAAGATCTTCTTCGGTGGTAAGCAGATTGCCAAGGACTTCACCTCTCCGGTTCTCGATGGCTACTCCGATTCCATTCCGGGCAATGAGGTTCTGACCTTCAACCCCGAAAAGGCCAAGGAACTCTGGGCCCAGGCAGATGCCATGGACCCGTGGCCGGCCGGTAAGGTCTTCACCGTTACCTCGAACATCGATGGTGCCGGCAACAAGGAATACATCGAAGCCATGACCAACCAGATCTCAAACACTCTGGGCATCAAGGCCGAACTGAACGCCGTTCCGACCTTCAAGGAAATGCGCACACTGGTTTCCGAAAAGAAGCTGACCGGTGGCTCACGCGCTGGCTGGCAGGCTGACTACCCGTCGCTCTACAACTTCCTCGGCCCGCTATACGGCACCGGTGCAGGTTCGAATGATGGCGATTACTCCTCCGCAGCACTGGATAAGAAGCTCAAAGAGGGCCTCAGCGCAACCAGCGTCGAAGAAGGCAACAAGATCTTCAACGAGGCTCAGGAAATCCTGCTGAAGGATCTCCCGGTCGTCCCGCTGTGGTACCAGGCTGTTCAGGGTGGCTGGAGCGAGAACGTTGCCAACGTTGAGTTTGGCTGGAATGGTGTTCCGCTGTACTACGCCATCACGGGTAAGTAG
- a CDS encoding ABC transporter permease: protein MLMFTLRRLLQMIPVFFGATLLVYFLVFATPGDPIAALSGGKPMAPAVEAALRAQYNLDQPFWIQYLLYLKSLVTFDLGTTFSGQPVADVIGRAFPVTARLAVMALAIEAFFGIIFGVFAGLRKGKAFDSTVLILSLLVIAVPTFVLGFVLQFVVGVKLGWAKPTVGAGAPWGDLILPAVVLGLVSFAYVLRLTRTSIIENKNADYVRTATAKGLSRRRVVTVHILRNSLIPVVTFLGADLGGLMGGAIVTEGIFNVPGIGRLLFNAISKGETPTVVAVVSVLVLVFVVANLIVDMLYAWLDPRIRYV from the coding sequence ATGTTAATGTTCACACTCAGGAGACTCCTGCAGATGATCCCCGTATTCTTCGGGGCAACGCTGTTGGTTTACTTCCTGGTATTCGCGACTCCTGGTGATCCCATCGCGGCGCTTTCCGGCGGCAAGCCCATGGCTCCCGCCGTTGAGGCCGCACTTCGCGCTCAGTACAACCTGGACCAACCGTTCTGGATCCAGTACCTCTTGTATCTCAAAAGCCTCGTCACCTTCGACCTTGGAACCACGTTCTCCGGGCAACCGGTGGCCGACGTCATTGGGCGAGCCTTCCCCGTCACTGCTCGCCTAGCGGTGATGGCTCTGGCCATTGAGGCATTCTTCGGCATCATTTTTGGTGTCTTTGCCGGTCTGCGCAAGGGCAAGGCCTTTGACTCGACCGTTTTGATTCTTTCGTTGCTCGTCATCGCCGTTCCGACCTTCGTGCTCGGGTTCGTGCTGCAGTTTGTTGTTGGCGTCAAACTTGGTTGGGCCAAACCGACCGTTGGCGCGGGCGCCCCCTGGGGAGACTTGATATTGCCGGCCGTCGTGCTTGGCCTGGTGTCCTTCGCTTATGTTTTGCGACTGACCCGTACCTCAATCATCGAGAACAAGAACGCCGACTATGTGCGCACCGCTACCGCCAAGGGGCTCTCGCGTCGCCGTGTCGTGACAGTCCATATTCTGCGTAACTCCTTGATTCCCGTTGTCACCTTCTTGGGTGCCGACTTAGGCGGCCTGATGGGTGGAGCGATCGTGACCGAGGGCATCTTCAACGTGCCGGGTATTGGCCGACTCCTCTTTAACGCCATTTCGAAGGGCGAAACTCCCACCGTTGTCGCGGTCGTGAGCGTGCTGGTGCTCGTTTTCGTTGTCGCCAACTTGATCGTCGATATGTTGTACGCGTGGCTTGACCCAAGGATCCGTTATGTCTGA
- a CDS encoding ABC transporter permease, translated as MSENQTPESVTPTPRGKREGKISTRHIEHFVAPLEETPLQDIDKVSIGAEPLSMWAEAWRSLRKNPLFIISSLLILLVILVSIFPQWFSSASPTVCYLENAREGRAPGHILGFNFQGCDVYARVIYGARASVIVGVFTTIFVVIIGGIMGALAGYYGGWLDAVLARLGDIFFALPLILGAIIVMQLPMFRDSRSPWTVIVTLTIFGWPQIARITRGAVVENRGADFVQAARSLGLSKFGALVRHVVPNSLAPVIVVASISLGTYIVAEATLSFLGLGLPSSVMSWGNDISASQISVRNNPSILFWPAAALSITVLSFIMLGDALRDALDPKARR; from the coding sequence ATGTCTGAGAACCAAACACCTGAATCTGTGACACCTACACCGCGCGGAAAGCGCGAGGGCAAAATTTCCACGCGCCACATCGAACACTTTGTGGCTCCGTTGGAAGAGACCCCGCTGCAAGATATCGACAAGGTCAGCATCGGGGCCGAACCCCTGAGCATGTGGGCGGAAGCTTGGCGCTCGCTGCGAAAGAATCCGTTATTCATTATTTCCTCGCTGCTGATTTTGCTCGTGATCCTCGTGTCGATTTTCCCGCAATGGTTCTCCTCTGCGAGCCCAACAGTTTGTTATTTGGAAAATGCGCGTGAGGGACGCGCACCCGGACATATCCTTGGCTTCAACTTCCAGGGCTGTGACGTCTACGCCCGCGTGATTTACGGGGCACGTGCCTCCGTCATCGTCGGCGTCTTCACTACGATCTTTGTGGTCATCATTGGTGGCATCATGGGCGCCCTAGCCGGATACTACGGTGGCTGGCTTGACGCGGTGCTCGCCCGTTTGGGTGACATCTTCTTCGCCCTCCCGCTGATCCTCGGTGCCATCATCGTGATGCAGCTGCCGATGTTCCGCGATTCGCGGAGCCCCTGGACGGTCATCGTGACCCTGACCATCTTCGGTTGGCCGCAGATCGCCCGCATCACTCGCGGTGCCGTGGTGGAAAATCGCGGTGCCGACTTTGTCCAGGCCGCTCGATCGCTGGGTCTGTCCAAGTTTGGTGCGCTGGTTCGTCACGTGGTGCCGAACTCTTTGGCTCCGGTCATTGTTGTCGCCTCTATTTCGCTCGGTACCTACATCGTGGCCGAGGCCACCTTGTCCTTCCTCGGCTTGGGACTTCCTTCCTCGGTGATGAGCTGGGGAAATGACATTTCCGCATCGCAAATTTCGGTGCGAAACAACCCCTCGATCCTCTTCTGGCCGGCAGCAGCGCTGTCCATTACGGTCCTGAGTTTCATCATGCTCGGCGATGCCCTGCGTGACGCCCTGGATCCTAAGGCACGGCGATGA